Part of the Deltaproteobacteria bacterium genome is shown below.
ACGACATCATTGCCATTGGCGACTACACACCCAGGGGCGGCGGCTTAAGCAAAGGCATGCGCCGCAGCATGAACGACCAGTCCCTCATCGGTAGATTTAAACTCGTCGTCCAGTGGGTGGCAGCCAGGTCAGGCCGCATTTACATCGAGTGGCCTGAGCATGCCTCGACACGCACCTGCTCCGCATGTGGATCTAAGCTGGCCGAAGGACTATCCCCGAAGGTACGCAGCTGGGACTGCCCATCCTGCGGCAGTCACCACCTGCGTGACGAGAACGCTGCCATCAATGGATTGAAACTCGTGATTCACAAAGACTTGCCCTGCTCGGGCCAGATACCACCAGTGACGCGGCGACACTCAGCCCGCTTTACCGGCAGCGGCATCGAACGCACGTCGCTCGATGCCACAGGTAAACCTAGCGTCACGACCACTAAGGTCGTGGAGCTGAGACGAAGGCGCTGCGAGAGTTCTGGACGGTCCTCTGTGCCGCATGGTGCCAGTGCCTAGGAGGTGGCTAACACCACCTCCGGGGGCGTGGCATGCAGCCCAGCGCTGGCGGCAACTGTGCGGAAATTCAATGTAGCTCAAGCTAGAGCTACGCCGTAAGTACCTGAATGAATGGATTTAGGTAGATTGCGGAGAGCGGCCAAAACGTCCTCGTCAGCGGTGAGTCCCCCGAGGTGCCGCGGTCACATCATCGGCGCCTTGCGCTCTACCTGCACGGATCGTCTACTGACGAAAGCTGCTGGCAGCGCAAGGGCTTTGACTACGCGAGCGCACTCGAAAAAGACTGCGCTCTATTACCCTTACACCTACGCTACAACTCTGGACTTCATATATCGCAGAACGGGCGCGCGCTGGCCAATCTGCTACAAGATCTGGTGACAACCTGGGCCCGTGACATTGATGAGCTCATCATCATTGGCCACAGCATGGGCGGGCTGATTGCCAGAAGCGCCTGCCACTATGCCGAGGCCGCGGCAAAAAGCTGGCGCACGCGACTGACGAAGCTCGTCACACTTGGTTCGCCGCATCATGGATCACCGCTAGAGCAGGCTGGCAACTGGCTTGAAACCTTAATTACACTGCACCCCTACTCAGAGCCCATCGGGCGCCTAGGCAGAATGCGAAGTGCTGGCATCACCGATTTACGCTACGGCAATATTTTAGACGAAGACTGGGCCGGACGAGATAGGTTTCAAAGGATTAGCGACTCTCGCGTCCCAGTGCCCCTGCCTCAGGACGTCCAATGCTACGCCGTTGCAGCTACTCTAGGCAAAGACACCGACGTCGTCACCTCCGACGGACTGGTGCCGGTCAAAAGTGCACTGGGGATTCACCACAATCCGCGCCTCTCGCTCAACTTTCCTGCGTCACAACGCGCCGTCATTTACGGTGCATCGCACCTGGACCTACTATCAAGCGAAAAGACCTACCGCTTGCTCGTAGATTGGTGCGGCGACAGACGACGCTCATAGTGACTTGAGCCATGTGTCACGCGGCACAGCAAGTTTATACCTATTCTCAATCTGGCCATTGCCAGTCGTAACCTGGTACTTAGTCGCCAGTCCGTCCTTAACAGCCCGCTTGATGTCGGCCTCGGTTAGTCCTTCGGCCAAAAGGTCGCGCTGGGTGGGATCGCGGCCGTGTTTGGATTTGAACGTCTGCAGGAGGCGTTTTAGGCGTTCTTTAGTGAGGTCGTTCACTGGTGGGGTCCTTTGATGACGGTTAGTCGTCGGTAGGATCTTTGTTTAAGCTGACACTCATGACTTTTGCTCTGAGTCTTTCGCAGGTGCGGATCTCTCCTCGCCCACTATCCTCTCTAATAAAACAATGGTCGCATTTTAGCCACATACAGTACGAATCTGTTTGGACTAACAGCAAATAGCTAAGATCAACTAAAAATCGCGCTTAAGCCACCCACATTTGATCTTGGGATCGCGCTATTTCGGCTCAGGCCGCGTCACCTAAGGTCACGCCTTGTCCCCGGCTGACAGTGGGCTAACCGAAAGATGCAGCATCCGGCTACGTCACGCTAAAGGAGCTTCCGCCTCGAGGATACGACCCACGCGGCTATGGCTGCTCCGCTCAGAAGGATAGACACCTGATGACTATGGTAAAAAAACACGCATTTGGATCATCGCCAAGTACCTCTAAATGAGGGCGACTCATCTTGATGCGCAGCGAGGCCGAAACAAACTACGTCCGCTGATGGAGTATTGACCATGGGCGCAATACACAAAGAAAAAATTGAATTCACGACCTCGTACGAAGAATTTCGCGATCGGGTGAAGCTCATCTGTAGCTACAAAGAGATCGAGTGGCTGGGACTAGAGCCCAAAAGTATCAGTGGTATGTTTTTTCGTGATGACGCCACTACTCTCCTCAGATTTTGTCGTGAAAACCCGAGTTATCACATCGTCACCATTACGGGACCCACTCGCTACGAGAACAGATTCATCGCTGATCAGCGTATTTACCTGCTGGCCCAAGGTGATAGTAACCCTCAGCTGCTGCTGAATTGGTCTTTAGCTCGTGACTTTCACCTCCAACTAGAGGAGGGAACCTGCCAGGCGCTTGCCGTGATTGATGACATCAAAAATGGTCGTCAAACTTAACAGATGTGGATGTCTTTTATCAGGAGATTAAACCGAGACAAAGCCTTAGCCGGCTTCCTCATGTCCCTTGAGGTCTTACTCCTAACTTCGGTCGCAGGGATACACTCCAATTTTGCCAATGGAAAAATTGCAGCCGAACCCGTATTTGCGACACCCCGGAACGCATCAAAACTACGAAGCAAAACTTAGCGTCCTACGAAGAATACCAAAACCTTTTAGCGGAGCCACTCTCAGCAAACCGCGAGAGGTAACCGAAAACACG
Proteins encoded:
- a CDS encoding transposase translates to DIIAIGDYTPRGGGLSKGMRRSMNDQSLIGRFKLVVQWVAARSGRIYIEWPEHASTRTCSACGSKLAEGLSPKVRSWDCPSCGSHHLRDENAAINGLKLVIHKDLPCSGQIPPVTRRHSARFTGSGIERTSLDATGKPSVTTTKVVELRRRRCESSGRSSVPHGASA
- a CDS encoding alpha/beta hydrolase, with the translated sequence MAESGQNVLVSGESPEVPRSHHRRLALYLHGSSTDESCWQRKGFDYASALEKDCALLPLHLRYNSGLHISQNGRALANLLQDLVTTWARDIDELIIIGHSMGGLIARSACHYAEAAAKSWRTRLTKLVTLGSPHHGSPLEQAGNWLETLITLHPYSEPIGRLGRMRSAGITDLRYGNILDEDWAGRDRFQRISDSRVPVPLPQDVQCYAVAATLGKDTDVVTSDGLVPVKSALGIHHNPRLSLNFPASQRAVIYGASHLDLLSSEKTYRLLVDWCGDRRRS